CAAAGGAGTGGGTATGCGCTGGAGTGAGGAAGGGTTCAACCATCTACTTCACCTACGTTTGGATTGGGTAAACGGAAGATTTGATGACCAACTCTTCTCCCCCCAATAACTAAATACGCCCGCACCGGTGATGATCGCCACTTTATCCGCTGGTTCTTTCAAGGTTTCATCCCTCCCTGTGATAGCTTCAAATTCGAAGGAATGAGGGATTTATCTTGCCGGGAAGGGAAATTTGCAAAAAGATGTCCTTCCCTATTGCAGTGGGCTTTTGCGGGGAGTAATATATAGTTAATTTCATTGCACCTCATTAAAAGGAGAGTATCAACAGTAAACTATGAAAGTAGCAGTTACCTATAATCTCAAACCGGAAGAAGGTTTCATCGATGGGGGTGATGAACCTCCGGATGCGTATTGTGAGTGCGATGATCCAGCTACTATTGAAGCTGTAGCCGCAGCATTAGCAGCTGAACATGAGGTAGTTTTGGTTGAAGCAAACGAGGAGTGTTTTGCACGTTTAAGAGATTGCCATCCTGATTTTGTTTTCAATATGGCCGAGGGCCTCTATGGCCTGAGCAGGGAAAGCCATCTGCCTGCCATACTAGAAATGTTGCGTATTCCTTATACCGGTTCGGCTCCGTTAGCCTTGGCCGTATCCTTAGATAAGGGTATGTGTAAAGCGGTGCTAAAGGATGCCGGCCTTCCGATACCCGCCGGATTCCTAATTGAAAACGAGTCACAATTGCCTATCACCGCGGAATATCCTATGATTGTCAAACCAACTATGGAGGGCTCTTCTAAGGGAATCACCAATGATTCCTTGGTATACACCGATGAACAGCTGACCCAGCAGGTGCAGCGTGTTCTAGGCATGTACCATCAGCCAGTCTTAGTGGAAGAGTTTCTTCCTGGTCGTGAGTTCACTGTGGCCTTACTTGGAAACGGTGCAGATGTGCAGGTGCTTCCCATAGTGGAGATTCTTTTGGGTAATCTACCGAAGGCTGCAAACCCAATATATTCCTTCGAAGCTAAGTGGGTGTGGGATTCGGCAGCATCGCCCTTGGAGATGTTTGAGTGTCCAGCTAACATCAGTGAAGCCCTGCGAATGCGCATCGAGGAGATCTGCAAGAGGGCCTTTCACACCTTAGGATGTCGAGATTGGTGTCGTATTGACGTGCGGTTAGACGCGCAGGGAGATCCAAGAATCCTAGAGGTCAATCCTTTACCTGGGATCTTGCCTAATCCAGAACAGAACTCCTGTTTCCCAAAGGCAGCCCGGGCCTTTGGCCTATCCTATGATCAGTTGATCCGTACGGTGTTGAGAGCCGCATTAAAACGTACAGGGATGTCTATGTAAAGCTAAGGGTGAAAGAAGGGGATGTGCCATGGAAATTTGGCAATCAATTCTACGGCAGAGTATTCAAAGCGCAGACAAATTGGCGGAGCATCTGCCGATTGATACCGAAGAGGTAGCGCGTACTATTAGGACCTATCCGATGCGGATTAATGCCTATTACCTAAGTCTGATCAAGGAAGAGTCTGATCCAATCTGGCGACAAGCGATTCCTGATTCTAGGGAACTCATAGATGAATCGGGTTTTGAAGATCCCTTGATGGAGGAGCGGGATAGCCCGGTGGTTAATCTAACCCATCGCTACCCGGATCGGGTGCTGCTTCTAGTCAGTAGCGAATGTGCCATGTACTGCCGGTTTTGCACACGGAAACGTAAGGTGGGGACGAATCTACGAGTAACCGATGAGACGATCAGACAGGGCCTTGAATATATTCAAGGACATCGGGAGATACGGGATGTGATTCTATCCGGCGGAGATCCCTTGTTGCTAAGTGACGATCGACTAGAGGAGATTATAGGTAGGGTACGGGCCATCAAGCATGTGGAGATCATCCGGATTGGCAGTCGGGTGCCGTGTACCTTACCCCAACGGATAACCCCTGCTTTGACGAGGATGCTAAAGAAGTATCACCCATTGTATGTAAACGTTCACTTCAATCACCCCAGGGAATTAACCGAAGAGGCCAAGGCAGCCCTAAATAGGTTAGCCGATGCGGGTATCCCCTTAGGTAATCAATCGGTATTGCTTCGGGGAGTGAATGACCGGGTGGATATTCTAAGAGAGCTCTTCTGCAAGCTTTTAGCCGTGCGGGTTAAGCCCTATTACCTGTATTTAGCCGATGCGGTCCGCGGAGCCGGTCATTTCCGCACCAGTCTGTCTTGTGGGACCCAGATTATGCGGGAGATTCAAGGAGCTATATCTGGCATGGCGGTTCCGACCTTTGTGGTGGATACACCCGGAGGTGGGGGCAAGGTGCCCGTAGGCCCTAACCACGTTTTGTCCAAGGGAGAAGAAGAATTTGTGTTGACCAATTACCGTGGCCAGATTCTAAAATGCCCGGAGCCATAGGCGTATCCATAAAATGCTATTTACAGTAAGACCCGCTTCTTGGTTAGTTTGTGCTTCCAGGAATCGGGTTTTTTCATCCACAGGCAGGGAACAAATACCACAAGAGAGAAATAATAGTCTAAGCATGGGCAAGCAGCAGGATTCATCCATTCACCGGTGATCACAGGTGAATAGATTATTAATGGGTTTCTGGGCAGACCATCACCACGTTTTGGTCGTTGCCTCTTGACAAACAAAAGTTTAGGGCATATACTATTAGTAATAGTTATCATTACCAATAGTAGTTCCAGATGACTATACCAAACCAAAGGAGGCGTTATATCAATGGATATGCAAAAACAGTGTTGCCCGGAGGAAGTAGTTCAGCGCTTACCGAGATTAGGTGCACCAGCCCCGGAATTCGAGGCGGTGACTACCCAAGGGCCGGTAAAACTGACAGATTACCGAGGGAGTTGGCTTGTCTTGTTCTCCCACCCTGCTGATTTTACGCCCGTATGTACCACTGAGTTTGTTGGCTTTACTGAGATTGCCAATGAGCTACAGGAGCTAAACTGCAAACTGCTTGGTCTTAGCATTGATAGTCTGTTCTCCCATATTGCGTGGTTACGTAATATTGAAGAGAAAATGGGGGTGAAGGTTCCCTTCCCCGTGATTGCAGATCTTAGTCAAGAAGTCTCGCGGAAATACGGTATGGTTATGGAGGACCTATCGGATACAGAAGCGGCGCGGTGTGTGTTTGTGATTGATCCGGATGGCATTGTCCAGGCAATGATTTACTACCCGATGTCTACGGGAAGAAACATGGCCGAAATTGTACGGCTAGTAAAAGCATTGCAGACTTCTGCCAAACATAAGGTGGCTACCCCGGCTAATTGGCAACCAAAGGATCCAGTGATTGTACCTCCACCAAGGACCCAGGTTGATGCAGAGAAACGGTTGAACGAAGGGTATGACTGCAAAGACTGGTATCTGTGCAAGAAGACGATCTAGGAGTTCCCTGTCAGTCTGCAGAAATTCAGAATTCCCAGGACTTGACATGGAAGATTAGGAAAGGCTATGATATAGTTCCACTTTTCATCCACGAACCAAGGTTCGGGGATGAAAAGTGGTCAAGTGATGGCATTGGTCCGGGGGATACAGGGACCAACATTTGGAGCGCTTGGGTGGAGCCTTCGTGGTGGCTAGAGTTGAATAACCCAAAGCATCATGTAGTGGTATTGTTAAAAAGGAGAATCTAAGATGGCTAAAGATATATTCTCAGCAATCAAGGTGAGCGATCATGTCTGGTGGGTTGGTGCCGTAGATTGGAATATCCGGGATTTTCACGGGTATTCAACGGACCAGGGCAGTACATATAACGCTTATTTGATCTTAGCCGATAAGGTCACCCTAGTAGATACGGTGAAGGCTTCCTTCAAGGATGAGCTTCTGGCCCGCATTTCCTCAGTTATTGATCCTAGGAAGATTGATTACATTATCTCCAATCACGCAGAGCCGG
This window of the Limnochordia bacterium genome carries:
- a CDS encoding ATP-grasp domain-containing protein gives rise to the protein MKVAVTYNLKPEEGFIDGGDEPPDAYCECDDPATIEAVAAALAAEHEVVLVEANEECFARLRDCHPDFVFNMAEGLYGLSRESHLPAILEMLRIPYTGSAPLALAVSLDKGMCKAVLKDAGLPIPAGFLIENESQLPITAEYPMIVKPTMEGSSKGITNDSLVYTDEQLTQQVQRVLGMYHQPVLVEEFLPGREFTVALLGNGADVQVLPIVEILLGNLPKAANPIYSFEAKWVWDSAASPLEMFECPANISEALRMRIEEICKRAFHTLGCRDWCRIDVRLDAQGDPRILEVNPLPGILPNPEQNSCFPKAARAFGLSYDQLIRTVLRAALKRTGMSM
- a CDS encoding KamA family radical SAM protein gives rise to the protein MEIWQSILRQSIQSADKLAEHLPIDTEEVARTIRTYPMRINAYYLSLIKEESDPIWRQAIPDSRELIDESGFEDPLMEERDSPVVNLTHRYPDRVLLLVSSECAMYCRFCTRKRKVGTNLRVTDETIRQGLEYIQGHREIRDVILSGGDPLLLSDDRLEEIIGRVRAIKHVEIIRIGSRVPCTLPQRITPALTRMLKKYHPLYVNVHFNHPRELTEEAKAALNRLADAGIPLGNQSVLLRGVNDRVDILRELFCKLLAVRVKPYYLYLADAVRGAGHFRTSLSCGTQIMREIQGAISGMAVPTFVVDTPGGGGKVPVGPNHVLSKGEEEFVLTNYRGQILKCPEP
- a CDS encoding peroxiredoxin, whose product is MDMQKQCCPEEVVQRLPRLGAPAPEFEAVTTQGPVKLTDYRGSWLVLFSHPADFTPVCTTEFVGFTEIANELQELNCKLLGLSIDSLFSHIAWLRNIEEKMGVKVPFPVIADLSQEVSRKYGMVMEDLSDTEAARCVFVIDPDGIVQAMIYYPMSTGRNMAEIVRLVKALQTSAKHKVATPANWQPKDPVIVPPPRTQVDAEKRLNEGYDCKDWYLCKKTI